A window of the Lagenorhynchus albirostris chromosome 1, mLagAlb1.1, whole genome shotgun sequence genome harbors these coding sequences:
- the PLEKHG3 gene encoding pleckstrin homology domain-containing family G member 3 isoform X1, which produces MPVSASLHQDGSQERPVSLTSTTSSSGSSRDSRGAMEEPSGSEASAKNGAGSPRGRRLPSNNSSSWLSMRGPLSPFNSRASVAPAHKLSYVGRVVREIVETERTYVQDLRSIVEDYLLKIIDTPGLLNPEQVSALFGNIESIYALNSQLLRDLDSCNSDPVAVASCFVERSQEFDIYTQYCNNYPNSVAALTECMQDKQQAKFFRDRQELLQHSLPLGSYLLKPVQRILKYHLLLQEIAKHFDEEEDGFEVVEDAIDTMTCVAWYINDMKRRHEHAVRLQEIQSLLINWKGPDLTTYGELVLEGTFRVHRVRNEKTFFLFDKALLITKKRGDHFVYKGHIPCSSLMLIESTRESPCFTVTHYKHSKQQYNIQAKTVEEKRSWTHHIKRLILENHHTTIPQKAKEAILEMDSYYPNRYRHSPERLKKASQDEASTHVHQGRRQSEPGQLLYNRATLPSRQRGFTVPGLKGHRKSEPSRHLLRQHSEKARAAGMKHAGSVGMLLDFEQPPCARGLQSEAEGAAREEEEEEEQAFQVSLEDLAGHEGREQGAGPEPPGEEEEEEEEEESLAVAEQVADFASSLLAALHCWHYRANALLFSRGAMGKGHREPEDPKSCRRPSSRSPTTAEKCLSFESVSSLPEVEPDPGSGTEQEESAATEGPRTEEMPSDTEAPEVLEMQLDTHQLLLGLDPPGDVVDFMVADSTEDPKVLSSEDEEEEVGAAHEPESLLPPSVLDQASVIAERFVSSFSRRSSLALEDGKASGFGTPRLTSRSSSVVSLEDSEKGLARRGSTTDPLGSQLPPEADISVGVAAESDPSVNGTETQSPGCPAEPDRPSCTKESKLSSRDRLLLDKIKSYYESAEHHDAGFSVRRRESLSFIPKGLVRNSVSRINSLPRPDPEPVAPPGHKRQVGSRAASWALFDYPGPGQAHAGDPAPITDAEFRPSSEIVKIWEEVESPEGSPGKGPGQGQANSFDLHEPLFILEERELGAITEESAAASPERASPTEPPSPAHLARELKELVKELSSGTQGELVTPLHPRILQLSHVMDSHVSERVKSKVYQLARQYSLRIKSKSVTARPPQPWEKVAATTPYLQPEAGAPSAGRGVQAARCLLTGKRKPVLSLFNHEQPTAQEHSPPKSGSAREVSPRRFSFSSLATSPRTTSPGAWHIPRSPLSPLDTETFNWPDVRELCSKYASQDEALQAKGSRPRNLPVNRSHSLPENMMQPQPPLSGKVGRCCSLNARRAPAGPGVAQPQPLAGSSPSAPDGGEALYVTADLTLEDSRRMVIMEKGPLSGPNAGLEAASGQGPSSPAAQAGQGLAFQECAEYRPKEEGPRDPADPSQQGRVRSLREKFQALNSTGAALAHVEGRGWPLVSWRPEDWPMGTVEGDSCCYLPWSRTCPQMHQRPSLLPGECHHLTASCLGFPRYRRRLVGGID; this is translated from the exons ATGCCCGTCTCTGCCTCGCTCCACCAAGATGGCAGCCAGGAGCGGCCCGTGAGCCtgacctccaccacctcctcgtCAGGCTCCTCCCGTGACAGCCGCGGGGCCATGGAGGAGCCCAGCGGCTCCGAGGCTTCGGCCAAGAACGGGGCCGGCTCCCCGCGCGGCCGGCGTCTCCCCAGCAACAATTCCAGCAGCTGGCTGAGCATGAGGGGCCCCCTGTCCCCTTTCAACAGCCGGGCGTCGGTAGCGCCTGCGCACAAGCTCAGCTACGTGGGTCGAGTAGTGCGGGAAATCGTGGAAACGGAGCGCACGTACGTGCAGGACCTGCGCAGCATCGTAGAG GACTACCTCTTGAAGATCATTGACACGCCTGGGCTGCTGAACCCGGAGCAAGTCAGTGCCCTTTTTGGGAACATAGAAAGCATCTACGCACTGAACAG CCAGCTACTCAGAGACCTGGACAGCTGCAATAGTGACCCGGTGGCTGTGGCCAGCTGCTTTGTGGAAAGG AGCCAAGAGTTTGATATCTACACCCAGTATTGCAACAACTACCCCAA CTCAGTGGCCGCCCTCACCGAGTGCATGCAGGACAAGCAGCAGGCCAAGTTCTTTCGGGACCGGCAGGAGCTGCTGCAGCACTCACTGCCCTTGGGTTCCTACCTCCTAAAGCCAGTCCAGCGCATCCTCAAGTACCACCTGCTACTCCAG GAAATCGCCAAACATTTTGATGAAGAAGAGGACGGCTTTGAGGTGGTAGAGGATGCCATTGACACCATGACTTGCGTGGCCTGGTACATCAACGACATGAAGAGGAGACATGAGCACGCAGTCCGGCTCCAG GAGATTCAGTCTCTGCTCATCAACTGGAAGGGGCCAGACCTGACCACCTATGGGGAGCTCGTCCTGGAGGGCACATTCCGCGTACACCGTGTGCGCAACGAGAAGACCTTTTTCCTCTTTGACAAAGCACTGCTCATCACCAAGAAgcggggagatcactttgtctaCAAGGGTCACATCCCG tgCTCCTCCCTGATGCTGATCGAGAGCACCAGAGAATCCCCGTGCTTCACCGTCACACACTACAAGCACAGCAAGCAGCAGTACAACATCCAG GCCAAAACTGTGGAGGAGAAACGGAGCTGGACTCACCACATCAAGAGGCTCATCTTGGAGAACCACCACACCACCATCCCCCAGAAG GCCAAAGAAGCCATCCTGGAAATGGATTCCTATT ATCCCAATCGGTACCGCCACAGCCCAGAGCGCCTGAAGAAGGCCTCCCAGGATGAGGCGTCCACCCATGTGCACCAGGGGCGCCGGCAGTCTG AGCCTGGTCAGCTCCTGTACAACCGGGCAACACTCCCCAGCAGGCAGCGAGGCTTCACGGTGCCAGGCCTTAAGGGCCATAGAAAGTCGG AGCCATCCAGACATCTGCTCAGGCAACACAGCGAGAAAG CCAGAGCAGCAGGAATGAAG CATGCGGGCAGTGTTGGCATGCTCCTGGACTTTGAACAGCCCCCCTGTGCTCGGGGCCTGCAGTCGGAGGCTGAAGGGGCTGcccgggaggaggaggaggaggaagaacaggCCTTTCAGGTGTCCCTGGAGGACCTGGCAGGGCATGAAGGCCGCGAGCAGGGGGCTGGGCCAGAGCCCCCaggcgaggaggaggaggaggaggaggaggaggagagcctGGCAGTGGCGGAGCAGGTAGCCGACTTTGCCAGCTCCCTGCTGGCCGCCCTCCACTGCTGGCACTATCGGGCCAACGCTCTACTTTTCTCCCGGGGCGCTATG GGGAAGGGGCACAGGGAGCCCGAAGACCCCAAGAGCTGCCGAAGGCCCAGCAGCCGATCTCCAACCACCGCTGAGAAGTGCCTGAGCTTTGAGTCTGTGTCTTCCCTGCCGGAG GTTGAGCCAGACCCTGGGTCTGGGACAGAGCAGGAGGAGTCTGCTGCCACGGAAGGTCCCAGGACCGAGGAGATGCCCTCAGACACAGAGGCCCCAGAAGTCCTAGAAATGCAGCTTGACACCCACCAGCTGCTGCTGGGACTGGACCCCCCGGGTGACGTGGTGGACTTCATGGTGGCCGACAGCACCGAGGACCCGAAGGTCCTGAGCAgtgaggacgaggaggaggaggtgggggccgCCCACGAGCCCGAgagcctcctgcctccctctgtgCTGGACCAGGCCAGCGTCATCGCCGAGCGGTTCGTCAGCAGCTTCTCTCGGCGGAGCAGCCTGGCGCTGGAGGACGGCAAGGCCAGCGGCTTCGGGACCCCGAGGCTGACCAGCCGGAGCAGCAGTGTGGTCAGCCTAGAGGACAGTGAGAAGGGCCTGGCCCGACGAGGGAGCACCACAGACCCCCTGGGCTCTCAGCTCCCTCCAGAAGCGGACATCAGTGTGGGGGTGGCCGCAGAGAGTGACCCTTCTGTCAACGGGACAGAGACCCAGAGCCCAGGCTGCCCAGCGGAGCCAGACAGGCCTTCCTGCACGAAGGAATCGAAGCTTTCTTCCCGAGACCGGCTGTTGTTGGACAAAATCAAGAGCTACTATGAAAGTGCAGAGCACCACGACGCAGGCTTCAGTGTCCGGCGCCGGGAGAGCCTCTCCTTCATCCCCAAAGGACTGGTGAGAAACTCAGTCTCCAGAATCAACAGCCTTCCCAGGCCAGACCCGGAGCCAGTGGCTCCGCCGGGGCATAAGAGACAGGTGGGTTCGCGGGCAGCCTCGTGGGCCCTCTTTGACTACCCAGGACCAGGCCAGGCTCATGCTGGGGACCCAGCTCCCATCACAGATGCTGAGTTCCGCCCGTCTTCGGAAATTGTGAAGATCTGGGAGGAAGTGGAGTCTCCTGAGGGCAGCCCTGGGAAGGGACCAGGCCAAGGCCAGGCCAATAGCTTTGACCTGCATGAGCCCCTCTTCATCCTGGAGGAGCGTGAGCTGGGGGCCATCACTGAGGAGTCGGCTGCTGCCTCGCCGGAGCGTGCCTCCCCCACTGAGCCCCCCAGCCCGGCCCACCTGGCCCGGGAGCTGAAGGAGCTGGTGAAGGAGCTGAGCAGCGGCACCCAGGGGGAGCTGGTGACCCCACTACATCCCCGCATCCTGCAGCTCTCCCATGTGATGGACAGCCATGTGAGCGAGCGAGTCAAGAGCAAGGTCTACCAGCTGGCTCGCCAGTACAGCCTCCGGATCAAGAGCAAGTCGGTGACGGCCAGGCCACCGCAGCCGTGGGAAAAGGTGGCTGCCACCACCCCCTACCTGCAGCCGGAGGCTGGAGCACCATCTGCTGGCAGAG GGGTTCAGGCGGCTCGCTGTCTCCTCACAGGTAAGAGGAAACCGGTGCTGTCTCTCTTCAACCACGAGCAGCCCACGGCCCAGGAACACAGCCCACCCAAGTCCGGCTCTGCCAGGGAGGTATCGCCACGGCGTTTCTCCTTCAGCTCCTTGGCCACCAGCCCGAGGACCACCTCGCCTGGGGCCTGGCACATCCCCCGAAGCCCCCTCAGCCCCTTGGACACCGAGACTTTCAACTGGCCCGACGTCCGAGAGCTCTGCTCCAAATATGCCTCCCAGGACGAGGCGCTCCAGGCCAAGGGCAGCCGGCCGCGCAACCTGCCCGTCAACCGGAGCCACTCGCTGCCGGAGAACATGATGCAGCCGCAGCCGCCCCTGTCGGGGAAGGTGGGCCGCTGCTGCAGCCTGAACGCCAGGAGGGCTCCGGCAGGCCCAGGGGTCGCCCAGCCTCAGCCTCTGGCGGGGTCATCCCCAAGTGCGCCGGACGGAGGGGAGGCCCTGTACGTCACCGCAGACCTTACACTGGAGGACAGCCGGCGGATGGTCATCATGGAGAAGGGGCCCCTGTCCGGCCCCAACGCGGGACTGGAGGCAGCCAGCGGGCAGGGACCGAGCTCACCAGCAGCCCAGGCGGGGCAGGGCCTGGCGTTCCAGGAGTGTGCAGAGTATCGGCCTAAAGAAGAGGGTCCCAGGGACCCGGCGGACCCAAGCCAGCAGGGCAGAGTGAGGAGCCTGCGGGAGAAATTCCAGGCCTTGAACTCCACAG GTGCTGCTTTGGCACAtgtggaggggagagggtggcCCCTCGTCTCTTGGCGCCCTGAAGACTGGCCCATGGGAACAGTTGAGGGAGACTCTTGCTGCTATCTGCCCTGGAGCAGGACATGCCCTCAGATGCACCAGAGGCCTTCTTTATTGCCAGGTGAGTGTCATCACCTCACTGCCTCCTGCCTTGGTTTCCCTAGGTATCGAAGGAGGCTGGTGGGTGGTATAGATTAG
- the PLEKHG3 gene encoding pleckstrin homology domain-containing family G member 3 isoform X13, which produces MPVSASLHQDGSQERPVSLTSTTSSSGSSRDSRGAMEEPSGSEASAKNGAGSPRGRRLPSNNSSSWLSMRGPLSPFNSRASVAPAHKLSYVGRVVREIVETERTYVQDLRSIVEDYLLKIIDTPGLLNPEQVSALFGNIESIYALNSQLLRDLDSCNSDPVAVASCFVERSQEFDIYTQYCNNYPNSVAALTECMQDKQQAKFFRDRQELLQHSLPLGSYLLKPVQRILKYHLLLQEIAKHFDEEEDGFEVVEDAIDTMTCVAWYINDMKRRHEHAVRLQEIQSLLINWKGPDLTTYGELVLEGTFRVHRVRNEKTFFLFDKALLITKKRGDHFVYKGHIPCSSLMLIESTRESPCFTVTHYKHSKQQYNIQAKTVEEKRSWTHHIKRLILENHHTTIPQKAKEAILEMDSYYPNRYRHSPERLKKASQDEASTHVHQGRRQSEPSRHLLRQHSEKARAAGMKGKGHREPEDPKSCRRPSSRSPTTAEKCLSFESVSSLPEVEPDPGSGTEQEESAATEGPRTEEMPSDTEAPEVLEMQLDTHQLLLGLDPPGDVVDFMVADSTEDPKVLSSEDEEEEVGAAHEPESLLPPSVLDQASVIAERFVSSFSRRSSLALEDGKASGFGTPRLTSRSSSVVSLEDSEKGLARRGSTTDPLGSQLPPEADISVGVAAESDPSVNGTETQSPGCPAEPDRPSCTKESKLSSRDRLLLDKIKSYYESAEHHDAGFSVRRRESLSFIPKGLVRNSVSRINSLPRPDPEPVAPPGHKRQVGSRAASWALFDYPGPGQAHAGDPAPITDAEFRPSSEIVKIWEEVESPEGSPGKGPGQGQANSFDLHEPLFILEERELGAITEESAAASPERASPTEPPSPAHLARELKELVKELSSGTQGELVTPLHPRILQLSHVMDSHVSERVKSKVYQLARQYSLRIKSKSVTARPPQPWEKVAATTPYLQPEAGAPSAGRGVQAARCLLTGKRKPVLSLFNHEQPTAQEHSPPKSGSAREVSPRRFSFSSLATSPRTTSPGAWHIPRSPLSPLDTETFNWPDVRELCSKYASQDEALQAKGSRPRNLPVNRSHSLPENMMQPQPPLSGKVGRCCSLNARRAPAGPGVAQPQPLAGSSPSAPDGGEALYVTADLTLEDSRRMVIMEKGPLSGPNAGLEAASGQGPSSPAAQAGQGLAFQECAEYRPKEEGPRDPADPSQQGRVRSLREKFQALNSTGAALAHVEGRGWPLVSWRPEDWPMGTVEGDSCCYLPWSRTCPQMHQRPSLLPGECHHLTASCLGFPRYRRRLVGGID; this is translated from the exons ATGCCCGTCTCTGCCTCGCTCCACCAAGATGGCAGCCAGGAGCGGCCCGTGAGCCtgacctccaccacctcctcgtCAGGCTCCTCCCGTGACAGCCGCGGGGCCATGGAGGAGCCCAGCGGCTCCGAGGCTTCGGCCAAGAACGGGGCCGGCTCCCCGCGCGGCCGGCGTCTCCCCAGCAACAATTCCAGCAGCTGGCTGAGCATGAGGGGCCCCCTGTCCCCTTTCAACAGCCGGGCGTCGGTAGCGCCTGCGCACAAGCTCAGCTACGTGGGTCGAGTAGTGCGGGAAATCGTGGAAACGGAGCGCACGTACGTGCAGGACCTGCGCAGCATCGTAGAG GACTACCTCTTGAAGATCATTGACACGCCTGGGCTGCTGAACCCGGAGCAAGTCAGTGCCCTTTTTGGGAACATAGAAAGCATCTACGCACTGAACAG CCAGCTACTCAGAGACCTGGACAGCTGCAATAGTGACCCGGTGGCTGTGGCCAGCTGCTTTGTGGAAAGG AGCCAAGAGTTTGATATCTACACCCAGTATTGCAACAACTACCCCAA CTCAGTGGCCGCCCTCACCGAGTGCATGCAGGACAAGCAGCAGGCCAAGTTCTTTCGGGACCGGCAGGAGCTGCTGCAGCACTCACTGCCCTTGGGTTCCTACCTCCTAAAGCCAGTCCAGCGCATCCTCAAGTACCACCTGCTACTCCAG GAAATCGCCAAACATTTTGATGAAGAAGAGGACGGCTTTGAGGTGGTAGAGGATGCCATTGACACCATGACTTGCGTGGCCTGGTACATCAACGACATGAAGAGGAGACATGAGCACGCAGTCCGGCTCCAG GAGATTCAGTCTCTGCTCATCAACTGGAAGGGGCCAGACCTGACCACCTATGGGGAGCTCGTCCTGGAGGGCACATTCCGCGTACACCGTGTGCGCAACGAGAAGACCTTTTTCCTCTTTGACAAAGCACTGCTCATCACCAAGAAgcggggagatcactttgtctaCAAGGGTCACATCCCG tgCTCCTCCCTGATGCTGATCGAGAGCACCAGAGAATCCCCGTGCTTCACCGTCACACACTACAAGCACAGCAAGCAGCAGTACAACATCCAG GCCAAAACTGTGGAGGAGAAACGGAGCTGGACTCACCACATCAAGAGGCTCATCTTGGAGAACCACCACACCACCATCCCCCAGAAG GCCAAAGAAGCCATCCTGGAAATGGATTCCTATT ATCCCAATCGGTACCGCCACAGCCCAGAGCGCCTGAAGAAGGCCTCCCAGGATGAGGCGTCCACCCATGTGCACCAGGGGCGCCGGCAGTCTG AGCCATCCAGACATCTGCTCAGGCAACACAGCGAGAAAG CCAGAGCAGCAGGAATGAAG GGGAAGGGGCACAGGGAGCCCGAAGACCCCAAGAGCTGCCGAAGGCCCAGCAGCCGATCTCCAACCACCGCTGAGAAGTGCCTGAGCTTTGAGTCTGTGTCTTCCCTGCCGGAG GTTGAGCCAGACCCTGGGTCTGGGACAGAGCAGGAGGAGTCTGCTGCCACGGAAGGTCCCAGGACCGAGGAGATGCCCTCAGACACAGAGGCCCCAGAAGTCCTAGAAATGCAGCTTGACACCCACCAGCTGCTGCTGGGACTGGACCCCCCGGGTGACGTGGTGGACTTCATGGTGGCCGACAGCACCGAGGACCCGAAGGTCCTGAGCAgtgaggacgaggaggaggaggtgggggccgCCCACGAGCCCGAgagcctcctgcctccctctgtgCTGGACCAGGCCAGCGTCATCGCCGAGCGGTTCGTCAGCAGCTTCTCTCGGCGGAGCAGCCTGGCGCTGGAGGACGGCAAGGCCAGCGGCTTCGGGACCCCGAGGCTGACCAGCCGGAGCAGCAGTGTGGTCAGCCTAGAGGACAGTGAGAAGGGCCTGGCCCGACGAGGGAGCACCACAGACCCCCTGGGCTCTCAGCTCCCTCCAGAAGCGGACATCAGTGTGGGGGTGGCCGCAGAGAGTGACCCTTCTGTCAACGGGACAGAGACCCAGAGCCCAGGCTGCCCAGCGGAGCCAGACAGGCCTTCCTGCACGAAGGAATCGAAGCTTTCTTCCCGAGACCGGCTGTTGTTGGACAAAATCAAGAGCTACTATGAAAGTGCAGAGCACCACGACGCAGGCTTCAGTGTCCGGCGCCGGGAGAGCCTCTCCTTCATCCCCAAAGGACTGGTGAGAAACTCAGTCTCCAGAATCAACAGCCTTCCCAGGCCAGACCCGGAGCCAGTGGCTCCGCCGGGGCATAAGAGACAGGTGGGTTCGCGGGCAGCCTCGTGGGCCCTCTTTGACTACCCAGGACCAGGCCAGGCTCATGCTGGGGACCCAGCTCCCATCACAGATGCTGAGTTCCGCCCGTCTTCGGAAATTGTGAAGATCTGGGAGGAAGTGGAGTCTCCTGAGGGCAGCCCTGGGAAGGGACCAGGCCAAGGCCAGGCCAATAGCTTTGACCTGCATGAGCCCCTCTTCATCCTGGAGGAGCGTGAGCTGGGGGCCATCACTGAGGAGTCGGCTGCTGCCTCGCCGGAGCGTGCCTCCCCCACTGAGCCCCCCAGCCCGGCCCACCTGGCCCGGGAGCTGAAGGAGCTGGTGAAGGAGCTGAGCAGCGGCACCCAGGGGGAGCTGGTGACCCCACTACATCCCCGCATCCTGCAGCTCTCCCATGTGATGGACAGCCATGTGAGCGAGCGAGTCAAGAGCAAGGTCTACCAGCTGGCTCGCCAGTACAGCCTCCGGATCAAGAGCAAGTCGGTGACGGCCAGGCCACCGCAGCCGTGGGAAAAGGTGGCTGCCACCACCCCCTACCTGCAGCCGGAGGCTGGAGCACCATCTGCTGGCAGAG GGGTTCAGGCGGCTCGCTGTCTCCTCACAGGTAAGAGGAAACCGGTGCTGTCTCTCTTCAACCACGAGCAGCCCACGGCCCAGGAACACAGCCCACCCAAGTCCGGCTCTGCCAGGGAGGTATCGCCACGGCGTTTCTCCTTCAGCTCCTTGGCCACCAGCCCGAGGACCACCTCGCCTGGGGCCTGGCACATCCCCCGAAGCCCCCTCAGCCCCTTGGACACCGAGACTTTCAACTGGCCCGACGTCCGAGAGCTCTGCTCCAAATATGCCTCCCAGGACGAGGCGCTCCAGGCCAAGGGCAGCCGGCCGCGCAACCTGCCCGTCAACCGGAGCCACTCGCTGCCGGAGAACATGATGCAGCCGCAGCCGCCCCTGTCGGGGAAGGTGGGCCGCTGCTGCAGCCTGAACGCCAGGAGGGCTCCGGCAGGCCCAGGGGTCGCCCAGCCTCAGCCTCTGGCGGGGTCATCCCCAAGTGCGCCGGACGGAGGGGAGGCCCTGTACGTCACCGCAGACCTTACACTGGAGGACAGCCGGCGGATGGTCATCATGGAGAAGGGGCCCCTGTCCGGCCCCAACGCGGGACTGGAGGCAGCCAGCGGGCAGGGACCGAGCTCACCAGCAGCCCAGGCGGGGCAGGGCCTGGCGTTCCAGGAGTGTGCAGAGTATCGGCCTAAAGAAGAGGGTCCCAGGGACCCGGCGGACCCAAGCCAGCAGGGCAGAGTGAGGAGCCTGCGGGAGAAATTCCAGGCCTTGAACTCCACAG GTGCTGCTTTGGCACAtgtggaggggagagggtggcCCCTCGTCTCTTGGCGCCCTGAAGACTGGCCCATGGGAACAGTTGAGGGAGACTCTTGCTGCTATCTGCCCTGGAGCAGGACATGCCCTCAGATGCACCAGAGGCCTTCTTTATTGCCAGGTGAGTGTCATCACCTCACTGCCTCCTGCCTTGGTTTCCCTAGGTATCGAAGGAGGCTGGTGGGTGGTATAGATTAG